The Gaiella occulta genome has a window encoding:
- the cobT gene encoding nicotinate-nucleotide--dimethylbenzimidazole phosphoribosyltransferase, with translation MSASRDRIARPSLPDGFDDSRARERADDPTGWRFSDPERAAVWRAIAERRDIRRFRPDPLPDELLLRLLEAAHQAPSVGLMQPWRFVVVRSEETRAAMQAIALRERLRQGESFDGRAREFLALKLEGIREAPLSLCVCCDRGADDEEVLGRHTIRDADIYSTCLAIENLWLAARAEGVGVGWVSFYRAEDVQDLLGLPARVVPVAWLCVGYPDERPVRPGLEAAGWGRRLPLDELVFVERWGRSLDTRRAPARRTDGPESEPAALPEWWRRLASAVRPGDPVAALRVRDASDDLVKPTGSLGALETLAEQFGLVTGAPPPATPRAGVLVLAADHGIAARGVSLYPSSVSAQVAAAAARGETAIGVLARALGAELVVADVGLAGPRPRGVLDRRVAEGSADMSVGPALEPAMLQQAVETGYELASDLAARCDMLLVGEIGIGNTTAASALLSALTGLPATETCGRGTGIDAQMLLRKQELVATALAVNGLPAAGDPLECLRRVGGLELAALAGALLGAAAARRPVLLDGFATGVVALAAYRTVPALRDYLVAGHRSAEPAHARVLVELGLEPLLDLRLRLGEASGAALALPLVGLAGRLHAEMARFDEANVERAKGMA, from the coding sequence GTGAGCGCGTCTCGCGATCGGATCGCGCGGCCGTCGCTTCCGGACGGCTTCGACGACTCGCGCGCGCGGGAGCGCGCCGACGACCCGACCGGTTGGCGGTTCTCCGATCCCGAGCGCGCGGCAGTCTGGCGGGCGATCGCCGAGCGGCGCGACATCCGCCGCTTCCGGCCCGACCCGCTGCCCGACGAGCTGCTGCTCCGTCTCCTCGAGGCTGCCCACCAGGCGCCGTCGGTCGGACTGATGCAGCCGTGGCGGTTCGTCGTCGTCCGCAGCGAGGAGACGAGGGCCGCGATGCAGGCGATCGCCCTGCGGGAGAGGCTGCGGCAGGGAGAGAGCTTCGACGGGCGCGCGCGGGAGTTCCTCGCCCTCAAGCTCGAAGGCATCCGCGAGGCCCCGCTGAGCCTCTGCGTCTGCTGCGACCGCGGCGCAGACGACGAGGAGGTGCTGGGCCGGCACACGATCCGCGACGCGGACATCTACTCGACCTGCCTCGCGATCGAGAACCTCTGGCTCGCGGCGCGCGCCGAGGGGGTCGGCGTCGGCTGGGTCTCCTTCTACCGCGCCGAGGACGTGCAGGATCTGCTCGGCCTCCCCGCCCGCGTCGTCCCTGTCGCCTGGCTCTGTGTCGGCTACCCCGACGAGCGACCGGTGCGGCCCGGCCTCGAGGCGGCGGGCTGGGGCAGGCGCCTCCCGCTCGACGAACTCGTGTTCGTCGAGCGCTGGGGCCGCTCCCTCGACACGCGGCGCGCGCCCGCTCGTCGCACGGACGGACCGGAGAGCGAGCCGGCCGCGCTCCCGGAATGGTGGCGCAGGCTCGCGTCAGCTGTGCGACCGGGCGATCCGGTAGCGGCGCTGCGGGTGCGAGACGCCTCGGACGACCTCGTGAAGCCGACCGGCAGCCTCGGGGCGCTCGAGACGCTCGCCGAGCAGTTCGGGCTCGTGACCGGCGCGCCGCCTCCTGCCACGCCGCGGGCGGGAGTGCTCGTGCTCGCGGCCGACCACGGCATCGCCGCCCGCGGGGTGAGCCTCTACCCGAGCAGCGTCTCGGCGCAGGTGGCGGCGGCCGCCGCGCGGGGAGAGACGGCGATCGGCGTGCTCGCGCGCGCGCTCGGAGCCGAGCTCGTCGTCGCGGACGTCGGCCTCGCCGGGCCGCGACCGCGAGGAGTTCTCGACCGCCGCGTCGCGGAGGGAAGCGCGGACATGAGCGTCGGCCCGGCGCTCGAGCCGGCGATGCTGCAGCAGGCCGTGGAGACCGGCTACGAGCTTGCGTCCGACCTTGCCGCACGCTGCGACATGCTGCTCGTGGGCGAGATCGGGATCGGCAACACGACCGCCGCGAGCGCGCTCCTCTCGGCGCTCACGGGCCTGCCCGCGACGGAGACCTGCGGCCGCGGAACGGGCATCGATGCGCAGATGCTCCTGCGCAAGCAGGAGCTCGTCGCGACTGCGCTCGCCGTGAACGGGCTGCCCGCCGCCGGCGACCCGCTCGAATGCCTGCGCCGCGTCGGCGGGTTGGAGCTCGCCGCGCTCGCCGGCGCGCTGCTCGGAGCCGCGGCCGCTCGCAGGCCCGTGCTGCTGGACGGCTTCGCGACGGGGGTCGTCGCACTCGCCGCGTACCGGACGGTGCCCGCGCTGCGCGACTACCTGGTCGCAGGCCACCGCTCCGCCGAGCCCGCCCACGCCCGCGTGCTCGTCGAGCTCGGTCTCGAGCCGCTGCTCGACCTGCGGCTGCGCCTGGGAGAGGCGAGCGGCGCCGCGCTCGCGCTGCCGCTCGTCGGACTCGCCGGGCGCTTACACGCCGAGATGGCCCGCTTCGACGAGGCAAACGTCGAGCGGGCGAAGGGGATGGCGTGA
- a CDS encoding geranylgeranyl reductase family protein, producing MERHDVLVVGAGPAGSATAIHLARAGARVLLADRARFPRDKPCGGGLTGRALRQAPCDVSAVVEHVVDRFELRLRFGRSFTRASESPLILMTRRRRLDAYLAEQAQAAGADFRDGSRVDDVEIGRDGVSATVGGVRVHAGAIVGADGANGVVVRSAGLAGGIEHGVALEGNVAWEALPRERYERTAVVELGQPAGGYGWVFPKGDHANLGVGGWGSEGPLLRDHLARLARAHGVAPAALAEVRGHRLPMRRPGRATPAADRVLLVGDAAGLVDPLSGDGMYEAFTSARLAAEAILAEAIGDYPRALAAALDHHAGASWAAKRALDRSPALCFWAARSPGVFGVVAGLLRGDVGHPDEARGLARAPLRLIARRARA from the coding sequence GTGGAGCGGCACGACGTCCTCGTCGTCGGCGCGGGCCCGGCCGGATCGGCCACGGCGATCCACCTCGCCCGCGCCGGCGCGCGCGTGCTGCTCGCCGACCGCGCCCGCTTCCCGCGCGACAAGCCGTGCGGCGGCGGCCTCACCGGGCGGGCGCTGCGCCAGGCGCCGTGCGACGTCTCGGCCGTGGTCGAGCACGTCGTCGACCGCTTCGAGCTGCGCCTGCGCTTCGGACGCTCGTTCACCCGCGCGAGCGAGTCGCCGCTGATCCTGATGACCCGGCGGCGCCGCCTCGACGCCTACCTCGCCGAGCAGGCCCAGGCCGCGGGCGCCGACTTCCGCGACGGGTCGCGGGTCGACGACGTCGAAATCGGCCGCGACGGCGTCTCGGCCACCGTCGGCGGCGTACGTGTCCACGCGGGCGCGATCGTCGGCGCAGACGGGGCGAACGGCGTCGTCGTACGCTCTGCCGGTCTCGCCGGCGGCATCGAGCACGGCGTCGCGCTCGAGGGAAACGTCGCCTGGGAGGCGCTGCCCCGCGAGCGCTACGAACGGACTGCCGTCGTCGAGCTCGGCCAGCCGGCCGGCGGGTACGGCTGGGTGTTCCCCAAGGGCGACCACGCGAACCTCGGCGTCGGCGGCTGGGGGAGCGAGGGCCCGCTGCTGCGCGACCATCTCGCCCGCCTCGCCCGGGCGCACGGCGTCGCCCCGGCGGCGCTCGCCGAGGTGCGCGGCCACCGGCTCCCCATGCGCCGCCCCGGCCGGGCGACGCCGGCGGCGGATCGCGTCCTCCTCGTCGGGGACGCCGCCGGGCTCGTCGACCCGCTCTCCGGCGACGGCATGTACGAGGCGTTCACCTCGGCGCGCCTTGCGGCGGAGGCGATCCTCGCGGAGGCGATCGGCGACTACCCGCGAGCGCTCGCCGCCGCGCTCGACCACCATGCCGGCGCCTCCTGGGCCGCCAAGCGCGCTCTCGACCGCAGTCCGGCGCTCTGCTTCTGGGCCGCCCGTTCACCCGGGGTCTTCGGCGTCGTCGCCGGGCTGCTGCGCGGAGACGTCGGCCATCCCGACGAGGCCCGCGGCCTCGCCCGGGCGCCGCTGCGGCTGATCGCCCGCAGGGCGCGCGCGTAG